AAGCCGGTTCCTGAAAGCCTCAAGGCCGAGCGGGGGCGTGCCGTGGATGCCATGACCGACGCCCATCAGTACATGCATGGGAAGAAATTCGCTCTCTACGGCGATCCGGACCAACTCATCGGTTATGTCTCGTTTCTCCTGGAGATGGGGGCGATCCCTTATTACATCCTTTGCAGCAAGGGGAGCAAGAAAGTGGAGAAGGAGATCCAGGCGCTCCTGGACTCCTCCGCCTACGGCAAACAGGGGAAAATTTACATGGGCAAGGATCTGTGGCATATGCGGAGCCTCATCATGACCGGCCCCGTGGACGCCATAATTGGCGATACCCACGGCAAGTTCATCGCCCGCGACGCCAATATCCCCCTCTTCCGCTTCGGCTTCCCCATCTTCGACCGGGTGAACCTGCACCGTTACCCGCTCATCGGCTACCAGGGGGTCATCAACATGGTGTCGGCCATCTGCAACAAGTTTATTGAAGTTGTGGACGAGACCTGTGAAGACCGCTTCTTCGAGATGATGCGGTAAAGGCGGGGAAAAGGCCGGCAAACAGTAAATGCTTGGATTATACCGTGAAATTTGAGTTGAAAAGGCCCGCCGGATTTTTCCGGCGGGTTTTTTCTTCAGAAGGGGACACCCATGAACCTTGCAGAACATGGCAAAACCGTCAGGGTCCACTACATCGGAACCCTGGATACCGGCCGGATTTTCGACAGCACCGAGGGGGGGGACCCCTACGAGTTCACTATCGGCAACGGGCAGGTTTTTCCTGCCCTGGAACAGGCTGTTATCGGCATGGCGGCCGGCGAGGTCAAGAACATCCTTGTCCCTGCCGAGGAGGCTTTCGGGGGATGGCGGAAGGAAAACATCCTCACGCTGGAGCGCGGCCGGTTCCCCCGTGACCGGGAGTTGCGGGTGGGGCAGAAGCTCAGCATCGGTTTCGCCGGCGGGCAGGCCCTGGTGATGATGGTTGTTGATGCCGGTGAGGATATGGTGACCCTTGATGGCAACCATCCGCTGGCAGGTCATGATCTTACGTTTGCACTTAAACTGGAAGGGGTGAAGTAGTGGTATAGTTTGCCTGCGGGGGTTGCAGTATCGGCTCGGGATGGCATTATTGTTGCTGGCTAATTAGGGCGGGCAAAGTGCACCTTGGAGGTTTTCATGGGTTCTCCTCTGCTGCAGAAATTCCTGATGAGCTATGCAATCGTTGTGCGCCGGCTTGCATCGCTCTGCTGCCCACTGTTGCTGGTTCCGTTGGTGCTGCTGGTTGTCTCCTGTGACAACGACAGATCCCGGGTAGATATGGAAAAAGTAGTGCCTGAAATTGGCGGCAACCAGTCAATTAACGCTCTTCCTCCCTTGCATATTGCCGTGGCTGCCATGATTTCGCCCGAGACCACCAGGCAGTACTACGAAGAGTTGCTGCGGCTGGTGGCCGGCCGGATGGAAAGACGGGCCGTCTTCTGGCAACGGCGGACCTATGCGGAAGTGAATGACCTCGTCATGAACCGGCAGGTCGATGCCGCCTTTGTCTGTGCCGGTCCCTATGTCAAGGGGCACGAGCGGTTCGGTATGGAGCTCCTGGCTGTGCCGGTCGTGCATGGCGCCAAAGTCTACTATTCCTACATCATCGCCAACCGCAACAGCAGTTATGCCTCGCTGCATGATTTGCGGGGCAAGAAGTTTGCCTTCACCGATCCGGATTCAAATACCGGTTGCCTGGTGCCGACATATATGCTGGCAAAGCGGGGGGAAACGCCGAAGTCCTTCTTTCGGGAACATTTTTTCAGCAACAGCCACGATAACTCCATCAAGGCGGTTGCGGATGGCCAGGCTGATGGCGCCGCTGTTGATTCCCTGATATGGGAGTTCATGAACACCATTGATCCCACCCTCACGTCCCACACGAAGATTATCGAAAAATCCTCCCCCTACGGCATGCCCCCCATTGTTGTGCACCCGGCCATGGATGCGGCTTCCAAAAAAAGGTTGAAGCAGATACTCCTTACCCTCCATGAACATAAAGATTCGGCGGCCCTGCTTGCCAAGCTCCAGATCGACCGGTTTGCCGAAGGCGATGATAAGGCCTATGACACGGTTCGTGAGATGAGTAGTTGGCTGGAGCAGAAAAAAGGTGACTAGGCGGGATCCATGCACCTGAAAAAGATTATCTTTATAAGGACCGCCGGGCTCCTGACGGTTATGATCCTGCTCATAAGCGGGTTTTTCATGGGCTTTGCCCTGGAGCGCCACCGCCAGCTGACCCTGCACACGTGGAAGACAAGGTCGGAGGTGCTTGCGGGGGCCATGCAGCGCCTTATCCTCTGGGATGACCGGGTGGCCCTCAAGGCGCAGCTTGACAGCGAGCTCAAAATGAGCACGGTCCTCCAGTATGTGTTCATCGCGCAGAATAGGCAGCCCTATGTCTCAACCTTTCGCAAGGGCGTGCCGGTGGCGTTGCTGGAGAGGGTTCCCCCCAGCGAACTTCCGGCGGTATGGGAATTTCAGACTACCGAAGGGGAGGTTGTCTACGATATTGCGAAAAGGCTGGACGAATCCGACACCGTTCTGCACATAGGGCTGAAACGCCGCGCAGTGGACGCTAAAATGGCCTCTCTGTTAATTTCCATCGGCATTGTCGGGGGAGTGACAATCGTTGCGGGTCTCGGGCTGGCCCATGTGCTGGCGCGCCGGACCACCCGGGAGGTGGACAGCCTTGTCAATGCCCTCAGCGCCTATGGCGAGCTGAGCGACATGAGCGAGAATGATATCAAACCGGAAAGCTCTGAGGTGGCGGAGCTCATCAGCACCTTCAAGGCGATGTCGGCCGAAAGGAGGCAGGCGGCACTGGATCTGCAACAACTCAACTCCCAACTGGAGCAGCGAGTCGAGGAGCGGACTGAACAACTGGCAGTTGCCAACAAAGAGCTCGATGCCTTTGCCTACTCGGTTTCCCACGATTTGCGGGCACCGCTGCGGGGTATTGATGGTTTCAGCCTTGCCCTGATGGAAGAATTTAGTGACAAGCTGAACGATCAAGGGAGAGATTATCTCAACCGGATCAGGAATGGCTGCCTCCGGATGGGGACGTTGATTAATGAAATACTGCACCTCTCGCGCATAACCCGGTGCGAGATTTGCCGCAAGCCGGTGAACTTGAGCGAACTTGCACGGCAGATTGCGGAAGAGCATAAACAGGTGGAGCCGCAGAGAGCCGTCGAATTCACCGTGGCTGAAGTTCCTCCGGTCCTGGCGGACCCGACCCTGATGCGCTCGGTCATGGAAAATCTGATCGGTAATGCCTGGAAATATTCCCGGAATAATGCTGCTGCCCGGATAGAATTCGGACACATGGTGACTGCGCATGGGCCGGTGTTCTTTGTCAAAGACAACGGAGCCGGTTTCAATATGGAGTATGCCGATAAGCTGTTCTTACCGTTTCAACGGCTGCACCGGGCGGATGAGTTCGAGGGGACGGGTATCGGGCTTGCGTCGGTGCAGCGGGTTGTCCTGCGTCATGGGGGAAAGATTTGGGCGGAAGGGGAAGAAGGTAAGGGAGCAGTATTTTATTTTACGCTGGGAGGGCAGATCAGTGAATGAGAAGAGGATCTTGCTGGTTGAGGATAACCCCGACGACGAGGCCTTGACGATTCGGGCACTCAAGGCGAACAATCTGCGCAATGAGATCGTCGTGGCCCGCGACGGCGCCGAAGCGGTAGATTTTCTGTTCGGCACGGGTGCTTATGCCGACCGCGATACGGCAAATCAGCCGGAGCTGGTGTTGCTGGATCTCAATCTCCCCAAACTCAACGGACTGGAAGTGCTGAAAAAAATTCGCTCCGATAACCGTACCCAACTTCTGCCGGTTGTGGTTCTCACCACATCCGATGAAGACCGGGATCGCGTGGACAGCTACCGCTTAGGGGCCAACAGCTACATCGGCAAATCGGTGAATTTCGAGAAATTCAGTGAGTCGGTGCGGCAACTGGGCCTGTACTGGCTGTCATTGAATATCGGGCCGCCACGTTCTTGAATGTGCAGGATAAGCCGTGGGCAAGGCAAAGGGTGGGTAGTCAAATCTCCGGAAGGGTGAAATAAAAGGTTGCCCCTTTGCCGGTGTGCCCCTCGGCCCAGACCCGGCCGCCGTGGCGTTCGACAATCCGCTTTACCGTGGCCAGCCCGATGCCGGTCCCTTCGAATTCGCTGCCATGGAGCCGCTGGAAATGGCCGAACAGCTTGTCCTTGAAAGTCATGTCGAAGCCAACCCCATTATCCCTCACAAAGAAGACGTCCTGGCCGTCAATAACAGTTTTGCCGAATTCAATCCGGGCATTGGGCTCCTTGGCAGTGTACTTCCATGCATTGCCCAGCAGGTTCTGCAGCAGTTGCCGCAGCAGGGTAGCGTCACCTCTGGCCTTAAGGCTGTCGGCGATAATCCATTCCACTTCGCGCCGCGGTTCCGTCTCCCGCAGTGATGCGACCGTCATCGCCGCCAGTGTGCTGAGATGTACGGTGGCGGTATTCAGTTCGACCCGGCTGACCCGCGACAGCTCCAGCAGGTCGTCGATAAGCTGGCCCAGCCGCTTGCTTGCCGCGGCAATGCGGTCAAGATACCGGTGAGCCTCCGGGGGAATCCGGTCCCCGAACTCTTCGGTTACAATGGCGCTGTAACTGTTGATGTGGCGAAGCGGTGCGCGCAGATCGTGGGAGACCGAGTAGCTGAAGGATTCATGCTCCTTGATGGCTGTCTCCATCTGAGCGGTCCGCTCGACAACCCGCTGGTCGAGTTCTTCGTTCAGTTTGCGGATTGCCTCTTCGGCCTGTTTTTGTTCGGTGATGTCCTGGCAGGCGCTGAACAGGAAAAGTTCGTCGGGGGTGTCGCCGGTTTCGCAGCGCGATGTCTGGCGTATCCAGTGAATTGAGCCGTCTTTGGCGAAGATGCGGTACTCTGAGGTGCTGGTATTGCCAGGGGTCATGTAGAGAAGAGCAGTGCTCAGCCTCTCCTGGTCGTCGGGGTGTACCAGCGGCATCCAGCAGCCCCATTCGAACAGGCTCTGCTCCAAGTAGCCGGTGATCGCCTCGAATGCGCCGCCCAGCCATCTTACCCTGTAGGTGTCATCTCCCTTGCGGGAGCAGAAATTTACGTAGTCGGAAGTGAGAGACGAAAAAAGGCGGTAGCGCTCTTTGCTTTCCTTCATCTGCTCCTGGGCGGTTACGAGGTCGGTTATGTCGTTCATGACGCAGATGGTCCGGCCGATACCCGCCGACTTGACTTCAACCTCCCGGCGGCAGCCATCCCTGGTGGTGATGGTGACGCGGCGCGGGGATGAAAAACCGGCAGCTCTGTCAGCTTTACAGTACCCGCGAACTTTCTCGTGGTCCGGGCCGTAGAGTTTGCGGAACCAGTCGTCGATGGACTGAATCTCGATTCTCCCATAGCCGGTTAGCCGCTCCGCCTCACTGTTAAAGAAAAAATTATCGCCTTCCATGTACATGGCAGCGACCGGCAGGGTCTCGACAAGTGCCACGAGAGCTTCACTGCCTAGGTGGGAGATGTCGAACGGCATGTTTTCCATGTTACGGATACCTTGAATGGGATTGAATGTCGCAAACCCGGCAATGTACGGGTTTGCGGGCGCTCTGACGGATTCAACGACAAAAGGACTCTTCCCCACTTGGGGAAGAGTCCTTTTCAGCGTCTGCAATGTTACCAGTTTTCTCCCAGAAGCTCGAAGTGGGCCTTGGGGTGGGCGCATGCGGGGCACTGGTCCGGGGCGCCGGTGGCTGTGTGGAGGTAGCCGCAGTTGCGGCAGCGCCACACTACTTCATTTGGGCGGGTGAAAACCTGGCCGGCTTCTATGTTGGCCAGGAGGTCCCGGTAACGCTTCTCGTGCTGCTTTTCCGCCACGGAAATGGCCCGCCAGACCGCCGCGATGGCGGCGAAACCTTCTTCCTGGGCCACCTGGGCAAAGGCCGGATAGAGGTCGGAATGCTCTTCGTGTTCTCCGGAGGCGGCGGCCAGGAGATTTTCGGTCGTGGTGCCGATTTTGCCGGCCGGGAAGCAGGCAATTATCTCCGTATCTCCCCCCTCAAGAAACTTGAAGAAGCGCTTGGCGTGCTCCTTCTCCTGGTTGGCGGTCTCTTCGAAGATATCGGCGATCTGCACGTATCCCTCTTTTTTAGCCGCGGCGGCAAAATAGGTGTAGCGGTTGCGGGCCTGGCTCTCGCCGGCAAAGGATTTCAGAAGGTTCTGCTCGGTCTTGGTACCCTTGATGCTGCTCATTAGACGGTCTCCTTTGATAGGTGATATGCTGTGCGGTTCAGCGTTAGTCAATAAGGGTGAAGCGTTCCTTCGGCACCCCGCAGACGGGGCACTTGTCCGGCGCATTGTCGTATATGGTGTTGCCGCAAATTTCGCAAACGTACACCGGGCGTGCTGCCAGATCGCCGCCGCTCTTTACCGCGGAAAGGGCCTTCTGGTAGAGATCGTGGTGGATCTCCTCCACGGCCAGGGCGTTGCGGAAGGAGATTTCAGCCAGGCGGTCCCCCTCCTTCTTCGCCTCTTCCAGGAAAGGGGGATACATGGTCTGGAATTCGAAGCCTTCTCCTTCGATGGCGGATTCCAGGTTCTCCGTGGTTTTCTTTATTCCCCCCATGGCGCGCAGGTGGGCATGGGCATGGACGGTCTCGGCATGGGCTGCCGCCCGGAAAAGTCTGGCAACCTGTGGGAATCCGTCCACTTCCGCCTGCTTGGCGAATGCCAGATATGTCCGGTTTGCCTGGCTTTCACCGGCAAAGGCTTCCGCAAGATTCTCTTTTGTGGACATGTTTATACCTCCTGTTTGATGGGCCGCAGGCTAGTGCGGCCATTGCAGATTATCAACTCATTTTTTAGCGCGGTTTTCCAGTTTTTCAAGGCAGTTGCCGCAGACCCCATAGACTACGACGTTTCTCGTGGCGATGTGCCCCCACGATTCGATTCCGTCGGGGAGCGGAATCTCGTCAACGGTATTCCATTGAAAATCCGATATTTTTTTGCACTCGCTGCACATGAGATGGTGATGCCTGATCCCGGTTGCTTCGAATCGCGACGGGCTTTCAACTGTATCGATTTTGCTGATGAGCCCATGCCGGGCGAGGGTCGAGAGGGTCCTGTAGACCGTGTCCAGGGAAATGGTCGGGATATTTCGCCGCAGGCGCTGATGGATGGTTTCCGCCGAGGGGTGGTCAACCGCTGAGGCAAGTTCCCGGTAGACCTCCAGCCGCTGGTGGGTAATCCGGAGGCCTTCATCGCGGCAGGCCCGTTCAAAGACTGCCAGTTGTTTATTGTCGAGTGACAAACAGTCGTGCATAGAGAACGTTCGATAGAATTTTTGATAAAAGTTTGTAGATAAGAAAAATACCTAATAAGGGGGGTGCCGTCAAGTCATCTCCAGAAATTAGAGTCTGAACCGGCCGCGCCAGGTGTTTACGGCCAGGCAATGAGAAAGGGCCGGAACAATCCCGCTCCGGCCCTTCTTTTGCTGCACTATGTTTAATAGCTTCCGGCTAGAGCCCCCGCATGCCTCCCCAACTGTGCGGGTCGCTGCCGTGGCAGTCCTGGCAGTATACGGTCTGTCCGTTCAGGCCCTTGACGATGGCTGCCTTAACTTTTGCGTCGGTGCTGGTGTGGCACACGTAGCATGCCGCCACTGTTACGGTTGCCGCATAGCGCCCCGCATGGATTTCGCCGATGTTGTCGCCATGGCAGCGGCTGCAAGTGACGATGGTATGCTTTACCTGGTCATGCATGGCCGACGTATGGCATTGCTGGCAATCGCGCACCACCTGGACCGTGAACTCGCTGTTGTAGCTTTCGATCTTGTGGCAATCGAGGCATTGCTTGCCATCTTCGGCAATCAGGTTGTGGTGCCGCGCGACATTATTCGGAGCGGTATGGCAAGTGGTGCAGTCGGCGAAAGTCAGGTTCAGGTTCAGGGGGGCTTCCGGGGAGTTGTAGCCTGTGCCCCCCACTGCGCCGGCAAAGTCTGTGCCGAGGGCCATGACGAGAATCATCGCCGCAGCTGTTGAGAGAAGTTTCATGATCGTCGGTTTGCCCATGGTGTCACCCTTATGAAGTACGGTCCGTGATAATTTCGACAAGCGGTGTCTTTTGTTGGAGCATTGTAATGTTTTAATGTTTGGCGGGCAATGAAAAAATAATGCTTTCTCAAACGGGCTTATCTTGCTTGAGTTTTTGCACGGGGCCTCGGCAGGATGCGATGGTTGTTTCCGTTCATTGCTGCCTAATAATTGGGCAACCATGGGGCGGTGACGGCGCTGTAAACTTGCAATAGATTTAAAAATCAACTAGATAGAGGCGTTGTTCAGGTTTGGCACGTCAAGTGCTTTATAGATATACGGAACCACCAGGGACTTCACATTCATGATCAAATTGGCAAAGGCGCCAACCATCCGTTACCGATGGTGGCGCCTTTTTCCGTTTCGAGGGACACTATGGCAAAGCCCGATTATTACGATGTATCCGACTGCGATACCCATGAAAAAGGTGCCCCCAAGTTCTGCAAAAAGTCGGAACCGGGGGAGGGGGCCGAGCGCTCCTGCGCCTACGACGGCGCCCGCGTGGTGCTGATGCCGATCACCGACGCGATTCACCTGGTGCACGGCCCGATTGCCTGTGCCGGCAACTCCTGGGATAACCGGGGAGCCCGCTCGTCGGGGTCCCAGCTTTACCGCCGGGGGTTCACCACCGAGATGCTGGAGAATGACGTGGTCTTCGGCGGCGAGAAGAAGCTCTACCGGGCGATTCTCGAATTGGCCGAACGCTATGCCGGTCAGGCGAAGGCGATCTTCGTCTATGCCACCTGCGTTACCGCCATGACCGGCGACGATGTGGAAGCGGTTTGCGCTGCGGCCCAAAAGAAGGTCACCATCCCCCTGGTTCCGGTCAACACCCCCGGCTTCATCGGCGACAAGAACATCGGGAACCGCCTGGCCGGCGAGGTGCTCTACAAGCATGTCATCGGCACCGCCGAGCCGCCGGTGCTGGGCGATTATCCCATCAACCTCATCGGCGAGTACAATATCGCCGGTGATCTCTGGGGGATGCTGCCGCTGTTCGAACGGCTCGGCATCCAGATACTCTCCTGTTTTAGCGGTGATGCCAGATTCGAGGAGTTGCGCTACGCCCACCGGGCGAAGCTGAATATCATCATCTGCTCCAAGAGTCTCACCAACCTTGCCCGGAAGATGCAGAAAAACTACGGGATTCCCTATCTGGAAGAGTCCTTTTACGGCCTTACCGACACGGCAAAGGCCCTGCGGGACATCGCCCGTGAGCTGGATGACGCCGTGGGGGGGCTGGAGAAGCGGATCATGCAGGACCGGGTGGAAAAGCTCATTGAAGAGGAAGAGGCGAAGTGCCGCGAACGGCTCGTCCCCTACCGGCAGCGGCTCGAAGGCAAGCGGTCGGTCCTCTTTACCGGCGGGGTCAAGACCTGGTCCATGGTGAACGCCCTGCGGGAGCTGGGGGTGGAAATCCTGGCCGCCGGGACCCAGAACTCGACCCTGGAGGACTTCTACCGGATGAAGGCCCTCATGCACCAGGATGCCCGGATTATCGAAGACACTTCCAGTGCGGGGCTGCTCCAGGTCATGTACGATAAAATGCCCGACCTCATCGTGGCCGGCGGGAAGACCAAGTTCCTGGCGCTCAAGACCCTGACCCCCTTTCTCGACATAAACCATGGACGTTCCCATCCCTATGCCGGGTACGAGGGGATGGTGACTTTTGCGAAACAGTTGGACCTCACGGTGAACAACCCCATCTGGCCGGTGCTGAACGCCAAAGCGCCGTGGGAGAAAAGCGACGAGGAGCTGGCGGCTTCCGTGGCAGCGGCCGCCGGCCATGCCGCGACGCACCTGGGTGAGGATTTGAAGAATTCCAGGGTCAAGGTTCCCACCAAGAACGCCACGGTGAATCCCCAGAAGAACTCCCCGGCCCTGGGCGCGACCCTCGCCTACCTCGGCATAGACCAGATGCTGGCACTCCTCCATGGCGCGCAAGGGTGCTCCACCTTCATCAGGCTTCAGCTCACGCGGCACTTCAAGGAGCCCACCGCCCTGAATTCCACCGCCATGAGCGAGGACACCGCAATTTTCGGCGGCTGGGAGAACCTGAAAAAGGGACTCAAGAAGGTAATCGAGAAGTTCAGCCCCGAGGTGGTGGGCGTCATGACTTCGGGGCTCACCGAAACCATGGGGGATGATGTGCATAGCGCCATCGTCCACTTCCGCAAGGAGAATCCGGAGCATGACGCGGTGCCGGTAATCTGGGCCTCGACCCCGGACTACTGCGGATCCATGCAGGAGGGATATGCCGCGGCAGTGGAAGCGATATTGAAAAGCGTCCCGGAACCGGGTGAGACGATCCCCGGTCAGGTTGCCATCCTTCCCGGCTGCCACCTGACACCGGCCGACGTGGAGGAGGTGCGGGAGATCTGCGAGGCCTTCGGGCTCGACCCGATAATCGTCCCCGACATCGCCAATGCCCTGGATGGCCACATCGATGCGACGGTGTCGCCGCTCTCCACCGGCGGCGTCCCCATGGCCCGGATACGGCAGGCCGGGCGGAGCGTGGCCACCCTCTTCATCGGCGATTCCCTCGCCAGGGCGGCGGAGGCCATGACAGCAAAATGCGGCATGCCCAACTACGGATTCACTTCCCTCTCCGGGCTCCACGAAGTGGACCGTTTCATGGAAACCCTTGCGGCTGTTTCGGGACGCCCCATCCCCGAGAAGTTCCGCCGCTGGCGCAGCCGCCTCATGGACGCCATGGTCGATTCCCATTACCAGTTCGGCCTCAAGAAGGTGACCATTGCCCTGGAGGGGGACAACCTGAAGACCCTCGTGAATTTCCTGTCGGGCATGGGATGCGAAATCCAGGCAGCCATCTCGGCCACCCGTGTCAAAGGGCTTGATGCTTTGCCGGCCAACAACATCTTCGTGGGGGATCTGGAAGACCTGGAGACGGTGGCGGAAGGAAGCGACCTGATAGTGGCCAACTCCAATGGCCGCCAGGCGGCGGCGAAGCTGGGGATCAAGGCCCACCTGCGGGCGGGGCTCCCGGTATTCGACCGCCTCGGCGCCCACCAGAAGATGTGGGTGGGATACCGGGGAACAATGAATCTCTTGTTCGAGACGGCGAACCTGTTCCAGGCCAACGCAGCGGAAGGGCAGAAACTGGCGCACAACTGACTAAAACCCACCACGGAGACACGGAGACACAGAGAAAAACAAGAACTTTTCTTTTAGGTTTAGAACCAAAAAGTTGTTTTAAGGCTTTCTCTGTGCCTCTGTGTCTCCGTGGTGAAAAAGGAGCTTTCAAATGAAAGTCGCATTCACAAGTTCAACCGGCGAGATGATCGACGAGCACTTCGGCATGGCAAAAAATTTCCATATCTGGGAGATCGGCTCCGATGCCTCATCCTTCGTGGAGACCATCACCATCGGTCAGCAGGGCGACGACGAGGAGGACAGAATTGCGGCCCGGGCCGCGGCCCTCAAGGATTGCGCCATTGTCTACACCATGGCCATCGGCGGGCCGGCGGCCGCCAAGCTGGTGGCCCTGAGGATTCATCCCATGAAGACCAATTCCCCGGTCAGCCTTCCAGAAACGGTGGGCCGGCTTCAGGAAGTTCTGCAGGGCACCCCCCCCCCGTGGCTGCGCAAGGCCATGAACAAGGGGAAAGAAGTTTCATTCGAAGAAGATTAAACGTAGGGGCGCTGCTTGCCGCGCCCTGTCATACCAACGGGCGCAGCAAGCAGCGCCCCTACAAAACCATAAACGGAGGATAGAGATCATGGCCTACATCACCGGAATGAGAAGGAACAAGACCGAATACACACCCCAGTTTGTCGTTTCAGTGGACGAGGAAACCTGCATTGGCTGTGCCCGCTGTTTCAAGGTCTGCGCCCACGATGTGCTCACCTTCGAGGAGTTGGACGAAGACGATTCCGCCAAGATGTACATGAAGGTGACGAACCCGGGCAACTGTATCGGCTGTCAGGCCTGCGGACGGACCTGTTCGAAGAAGTGCTTCAGCTTCGAGCCGGTGGTGCTGTAAAGGCCGGAACCCGGAACCCGGGACCGGGGATCGGTAAAGGCATTTGAAATTGCCGGTCCCCGGTCCCCGATTACCGGTCCCTGACCAAGGAGTCAACCATGCTTATCGCCGTTGCATCCAGGGATGGAAAAGAGATTAATCAGCATTTCGGCCATGCGGAGCGGTTCCTCATTTACGAGGTGGAGGGGGACGAGGTGAAGCTGGTGGACGAGAAGAAGGTGGAGCGCTACTGCTCCTATGATGTGGATCACCCCTTGAGGGGCCATCTTCTCGAAGCCATTGCCGCGGTCCTGGCCGGCTGCCGGGCGGTGGTCTGCGCCCAGATCGGCCAGGCCCCCCAGATGGAGATGGAACGGCTCGGCATCGACGTCTATGCGGCCGACGGCCCCGTCAAGCCGGCCCTTGTGGAAATTGCCAAAGTTCTGTAGGGGCGGACCTCTCGTTCGCCTTTTGCAGCTGTCGTCCCATCCGTCACAACGAGGTGATGACCCATGCACAACTCGGGATTCAATCTCTGCAATCTGCCGCCGTGGGTCATTGCCTCCCGCCATTTCAACGACAATCCGCTCCCCCTGGAGGTCCAGGGGGTGCGCCCCGCCAACCGTTTCCTATTTGACCGGCTCGATGCCATAGCTTCCCCCGATGAGCGGGGCACGGTTTTCAACGACTACATGTCGGTGAAGTTCCAGCTCCACCTCTGGCAGGAGCAGGCAACGCCATCGGCCCGCAAGAGCCTTAGAAACAGTTACCTTCGCTATCTGCGCGGCTGGATGATGGACTCCAACTCCGTGGAAGGGGCCGTCCTCAAGGGGTGGGTCGAGAGCCGCATGGGGATTGCCCCCACCTTTCACAAGAGCCGCATCACCGGCATACAGACCGAGTCCTACTACGATTACGTGGTGGACCGGACTGCCGGAAGCAAGCGGACCAGCGCCATCAACTCCCAACTGGATATCCTCTACGAATTCTGTCAGTACGAACTGGCCCGCCGCTTTCCGGGCGAGCGGTGGGTAACCCTCTACCGTGGGACGTTCAGCGCCGACGATTATGATGTTCTTGAGGAAGTGGGGCGGAGGGAGAAGATTATCCGCTTCAACAACCTCGTCTCCTTCACTTCCGTGGAGGAGCGGGCCTGGGAGTTCGGCTCCACGGTCTGGGAGATTCGAGCCCCCCTTGCCAAGGTGTTTTTCTTCGACGATCTGCTCCCCAACAG
The nucleotide sequence above comes from Geobacter benzoatilyticus. Encoded proteins:
- a CDS encoding bifunctional nitrogenase iron-molybdenum cofactor biosynthesis protein NifEN: MAKPDYYDVSDCDTHEKGAPKFCKKSEPGEGAERSCAYDGARVVLMPITDAIHLVHGPIACAGNSWDNRGARSSGSQLYRRGFTTEMLENDVVFGGEKKLYRAILELAERYAGQAKAIFVYATCVTAMTGDDVEAVCAAAQKKVTIPLVPVNTPGFIGDKNIGNRLAGEVLYKHVIGTAEPPVLGDYPINLIGEYNIAGDLWGMLPLFERLGIQILSCFSGDARFEELRYAHRAKLNIIICSKSLTNLARKMQKNYGIPYLEESFYGLTDTAKALRDIARELDDAVGGLEKRIMQDRVEKLIEEEEAKCRERLVPYRQRLEGKRSVLFTGGVKTWSMVNALRELGVEILAAGTQNSTLEDFYRMKALMHQDARIIEDTSSAGLLQVMYDKMPDLIVAGGKTKFLALKTLTPFLDINHGRSHPYAGYEGMVTFAKQLDLTVNNPIWPVLNAKAPWEKSDEELAASVAAAAGHAATHLGEDLKNSRVKVPTKNATVNPQKNSPALGATLAYLGIDQMLALLHGAQGCSTFIRLQLTRHFKEPTALNSTAMSEDTAIFGGWENLKKGLKKVIEKFSPEVVGVMTSGLTETMGDDVHSAIVHFRKENPEHDAVPVIWASTPDYCGSMQEGYAAAVEAILKSVPEPGETIPGQVAILPGCHLTPADVEEVREICEAFGLDPIIVPDIANALDGHIDATVSPLSTGGVPMARIRQAGRSVATLFIGDSLARAAEAMTAKCGMPNYGFTSLSGLHEVDRFMETLAAVSGRPIPEKFRRWRSRLMDAMVDSHYQFGLKKVTIALEGDNLKTLVNFLSGMGCEIQAAISATRVKGLDALPANNIFVGDLEDLETVAEGSDLIVANSNGRQAAAKLGIKAHLRAGLPVFDRLGAHQKMWVGYRGTMNLLFETANLFQANAAEGQKLAHN
- the fdxB gene encoding ferredoxin III, nif-specific yields the protein MAYITGMRRNKTEYTPQFVVSVDEETCIGCARCFKVCAHDVLTFEELDEDDSAKMYMKVTNPGNCIGCQACGRTCSKKCFSFEPVVL
- the nifX gene encoding nitrogen fixation protein NifX; the encoded protein is MKVAFTSSTGEMIDEHFGMAKNFHIWEIGSDASSFVETITIGQQGDDEEDRIAARAAALKDCAIVYTMAIGGPAAAKLVALRIHPMKTNSPVSLPETVGRLQEVLQGTPPPWLRKAMNKGKEVSFEED
- a CDS encoding NifB/NifX family molybdenum-iron cluster-binding protein, producing MLIAVASRDGKEINQHFGHAERFLIYEVEGDEVKLVDEKKVERYCSYDVDHPLRGHLLEAIAAVLAGCRAVVCAQIGQAPQMEMERLGIDVYAADGPVKPALVEIAKVL
- a CDS encoding cytochrome c3 family protein; translation: MGKPTIMKLLSTAAAMILVMALGTDFAGAVGGTGYNSPEAPLNLNLTFADCTTCHTAPNNVARHHNLIAEDGKQCLDCHKIESYNSEFTVQVVRDCQQCHTSAMHDQVKHTIVTCSRCHGDNIGEIHAGRYAATVTVAACYVCHTSTDAKVKAAIVKGLNGQTVYCQDCHGSDPHSWGGMRGL
- a CDS encoding NAD(+)--dinitrogen-reductase ADP-D-ribosyltransferase, which encodes MHNSGFNLCNLPPWVIASRHFNDNPLPLEVQGVRPANRFLFDRLDAIASPDERGTVFNDYMSVKFQLHLWQEQATPSARKSLRNSYLRYLRGWMMDSNSVEGAVLKGWVESRMGIAPTFHKSRITGIQTESYYDYVVDRTAGSKRTSAINSQLDILYEFCQYELARRFPGERWVTLYRGTFSADDYDVLEEVGRREKIIRFNNLVSFTSVEERAWEFGSTVWEIRAPLAKVFFFDDLLPNSILKGEGEYLVIGGEYRVRRVMCTV